The DNA segment GGCATTAACGTGAAAACAGCGCAGCCGGAAAGCTGTGTGTCTTGTGCTTGGAGCTTGGCGAGCCAATGAGCAGCCCGCCTAGGGTGGTGATTGGGACGCCAATTAGCCTTTGCGTTTTTTCGGCTATCCGGATTTCCTGATTGATAATCTGCAGTGCCCAATGCGAGGGCGCTGGAGCTTGCGTCGAGGCACCCGGTCTCCGTCTGGTCACAACCAGCCATAGCAGCAATGAAATATCTCCCAGGAATTGATAGATGTCTGCATGACTGGGCTCTCTTGAACTTATACAAGATGGATTTAGCGTTCTGGTACGTTGCAATTGTTTTGTCTATAACGAAACAAATGCAAATGAATGTACCTAATCCCGACAATCGAGAGGAACCGACATGAAAAAGGTTAATCTGCAAAAGTGGTTATTCCCCAGCTTGCTCACGCTGGTTGCCCCGCTGGGTATCGCGGCACAGGATGAGGTAACCGCTGACCAGGTGGTAACCGCCATAGAGGGAACCTTCGGTGTCACCCCGGGCGAACGCCGCAACCATACCAAAGGCGTCTGCGCTCTCGGCGAGTTCGTAGGCTCCCCGGAGGCAGCGAGCTATTCTCGTTCGGCGCTATTTTCTGGAAAGCCCATTCCAGTCGTGGCGCGTTTCTCCCTGGCCGGCGGCAATCCCAAGGCGCCTGACACGACTAAGAGCGCGCGGGGCATGGCCCTGGAATTCAAGCTGCCCGATGGCGGGGTGCAGCATATGACGATGCTGAACACGCCGGTCTTCGGTGCCATGCAGCCGAAAACCTTTCTCGATATGATGATCGCTACAAAGCCGGATCCGGCAACGGGCAAGCCGGATCCGGAAAAGATCAAGGAATTCAAGGCGACTCATCCCGACAGCCTGGCGCAGGCAGATTTCCTCGCGAGAAACAATCCTCCCGCAAGCTTCGCTACCAGCGCGTACTTTGGTATCCACACCTTCAAATTCATCAATCGCACAAACAAGACTTCGCTGGTGCGCTGGCGCTTCGTGCCGCAAGATGGCGAAAAGCGACTTACCGATGAACAGTTGAAATCCTTGCCCGCGAATTTCCTCGAATATGCACTGATCGAGCGGACCAGACTGGGACCGGTGCGCTGGAACATGTTGGTTTCGATCGGCGAACCGGGTGACCCCGAAAACAACCCGACGCTGGCTTGGCCCGAGAACCGGAAGCAGATCAAGGCGGGCACGCTGACCATTTCTTCGGCGATGCCACAAAAGGATGCGGCATGCGAAAAAATCAACTACGACCCGCTGGTTATGGCTGACGGCATCGCGCCGACCAACGATCCGATCCTGCTTTTCCGCTCACCTGCCTATGCCATTTCCTTTGCCAAGCGGCTTGGAGGAATGTAATACCTTTATCTCGCGGCAAAACGATGAGCGGGCGCCATGCAAACAGTCAGCCGGAATTGCTGACTGGCCGCTTTACGATTCTTAAGCTGTCAAAATATTGCCATTGTCATAAAGCTGGTTTGGGCATTAAGGCGACATGGGCTTGGCATCGCTCAAGAAGCAGAGCGAACCCACTGTCCGCAAGATGCCGGCACGATGCCAATCCCGAATTCGGGATAGCCGTTTTTTATCACCAGGGGTGCAATAATTACTGCATGAACGTTAGTTTCGGTCCAGCCGCACGCGCAGGTAGCTGGCGAAGCGCGGCAGGCCTGTCGCGGTGAGATCCCGATAGCGGTAGGTGACCCACGCCCCCAGTGGCGGCGGCTGGCGGCGATCCGCGTCCGTGAATCCGGTGCCGAGCTTGAAGCGTCGGCCGGATTCGGTCTCGACCAGCAATGCTCCGAGCACGCCCTTGTATTTGCCCCGGCCCGGTACATGGCTGATTACGCGCGCTTCGGCATCGAGATAGGGCTTGACCTTGAGCAGATCGTCGCTGCGCCCGGCCTGATACGAGGCTGCGGCGCGATGCAGCACCAGGCCTTCGCCACCCAGCTTTTCTACCTGGATCAGTTGCGTCTTCAAGGCAGCAGCGGTCGTTGCCGGCGCTTGCGGAATCATCTGCACCCAGAGCTGGCCGATATGCGCCACGACCTCGGGCAAGGCCGCGATACGCTCGCGAAACGGCCCGGGATGGTCGGGCAGATCGAACAGCATGTAGCGGATACGGCGCCAGGCTGCAGCATCGGGCGTCTGGCTGCGCAGCGTCGACACGGTTTCGGCGAAGCGGCCGCGGCCGGCCCATAACTCGCCGTCCAGCGCATGCTCGGGCCAGCCGGCGGTGAACCAGGGCGGTGCGGCGATCACGGTGCCGCCGCGCGTCAGCAAGCGCTTGCCGTCCCAATAGCCGCGCACGCCGTCGAGCTTTTCGCTGACGTAATAGCCGGCCGGACCGGCGCCCTCGACATAAACATTGGCCAGGGTAAGCGCGGGTGC comes from the Georgfuchsia toluolica genome and includes:
- a CDS encoding catalase family peroxidase; amino-acid sequence: MKKVNLQKWLFPSLLTLVAPLGIAAQDEVTADQVVTAIEGTFGVTPGERRNHTKGVCALGEFVGSPEAASYSRSALFSGKPIPVVARFSLAGGNPKAPDTTKSARGMALEFKLPDGGVQHMTMLNTPVFGAMQPKTFLDMMIATKPDPATGKPDPEKIKEFKATHPDSLAQADFLARNNPPASFATSAYFGIHTFKFINRTNKTSLVRWRFVPQDGEKRLTDEQLKSLPANFLEYALIERTRLGPVRWNMLVSIGEPGDPENNPTLAWPENRKQIKAGTLTISSAMPQKDAACEKINYDPLVMADGIAPTNDPILLFRSPAYAISFAKRLGGM
- a CDS encoding DNA ligase; translated protein: MMLLKGIAACLLLWTGAVLAGSVSAPALTLANVYVEGAGPAGYYVSEKLDGVRGYWDGKRLLTRGGTVIAAPPWFTAGWPEHALDGELWAGRGRFAETVSTLRSQTPDAAAWRRIRYMLFDLPDHPGPFRERIAALPEVVAHIGQLWVQMIPQAPATTAAALKTQLIQVEKLGGEGLVLHRAAASYQAGRSDDLLKVKPYLDAEARVISHVPGRGKYKGVLGALLVETESGRRFKLGTGFTDADRRQPPPLGAWVTYRYRDLTATGLPRFASYLRVRLDRN